ACGGAAGGCTTGATCGAAAATGCTGTTATTACTGGCCAAGTTATCCATTACATAAGACCTCCTTCATTCCGGGCTGGCGCTCGCTTCTGCAGACCCTCTGCTGTTCTTCGTCTGCCATTTCTACCTTCACAGTATACGCTATGACTGTCACAGAACGAAATGGAAGCCCAGTCCTTGATTTTTAAAAGTTCAAATTGAAATCATTGACAAAATATACGGTTTTCCCTATATTTAAAAATAAAACTATCTTCGTGACTCATTACGCCGGAAGCACCCGTAATAGAGGCCTGTTGGCCTTTACTGCGGGTGCTTTGTTTGTGTTCCGGGACATGAAGACAAGCGGAGGAATGTTAATGAACAATCTGTATAAGCCAAATTGCCTGCTGCTGTCTCTCTTGATTGCCCTTGCCCTAAGCTTCCCGGCCGGTCCGGCTTCGGCAGCTGCGACGGTCATTACCTCAACGGTTCAAGCTTCCTTTGACCTGACTGCTGCTAAGGCGGACAGCACTGCCCGCGCCCGGATGAAGAGCCAATTCACCGAATTAACCCTTCTGTCTGCCGGGTATGACAGCCGGGAGGTGCAGATCCGGGCGCTTCATGATCAGAATACAGAGGCGCTGAATGCAGTCCGGGAGTCCATCAAGAATATGGACCAGGCTTCCATCACCAAGCTGAGCACCTCCGTCAGCAGTGCCAAGCAGCGTTATCAGCCGCTGTTCGATCAATACAGCGCGCTGAACAAGCGGATCTCCCTGCTCAAGGGACTGAAGGACAAGACGCTGAATTCCGTTCTGAAGGCCCAATCAGAAGCCATGAAGCTGTTGGTCCAGATAGCCCGCCAGGAGATCCGCGACAAGGAAGCGCTGCTCAAGGCCGCCAAGGATACCCGTTCGCGCCGGATGGCCGCTGCCCGCAAGACCCTGGCCGGCATTGACAGACCGCAAAGCTTAATCAAATCACAAAAAAGCGCAGTCTCTGCCCTGAACAAGCGGCTAACGGCAGACTGGAGCGACTTCAAGGCGGCTATCCGCAAGCAGAATCCTGCTCTGGCCGGACAATCCTTATCTTCTATGGTCGCCGGATACAAGCAGATCGCAGCGGGCAAGCTGAAGATCCTGGAGTATGAGCAGACAATTGCCGGAATCATTGCCGCTACTCTTAAACAGACGGGCAGCTAAGCCGCAGACCGCCGTTCCCTGCTTGCTCCTGTGTCTTCTGCACGCCAGAACGCATATGTTAGGTTAAGAACCCTATCTACTATGCAGCGGGAGGAGCAGCTACAATGCACATCTGCATGATTGCACCGGAGCAGTTCACGGTTCCCGGGGACGGCTCTGTGGAGATTTGCATCTGGAATATCGCGCGGAGGCTGGCCAAGAGACATAAGGTAACCATCCTAAGCCGCAGAGCCGCCGGTCTTCCTGACACGGATGAGCTTGAGCAGGTCAAGTTCATCCGGCTGCCTTCAGGCAGCCCTTCCCGGTACCGCAGCTCCGTTCTCATGTTCCTGGAAGCTGCCGAACCGTTCGACCTTATTCAGATTGATAACCGGCCACGGCTGGCAGCGGCTGTGAAGCGGCAGTCCCCCGGCACTCCGGTGATGATATTCCTTCACTCTCTCACCTTCGTGCCCCAGGAGCCCGGCATCGCCCGCAGCCTGGCCCTGGCCGATGCCGTCACGGCCAACAGCAGCTCCCTGGAGCAGCGGCTTATCCGGAGGTTCCCCGGCATCCGCAGCAAGCTTCGTGTGGTTCCTCTGGGAGCAGACCTGTCGCGCTTCACTCCTGCGTCTGCGCAGGAGAAGGCGCGTCTGCGCACACTGCATGGTCTTGGCACCGGCTTCACGGTCCTGTTCGTAGGCCGGGTCATCCCGCGCAAGGGAGTGCCTGTGCTGCTCCGGGCCATGCACCGCCTGAACCGGCATATGCCTGCACGGCTGCTGATCGCGGGCAAGGGGAAGCCGCCGTATCTCCGGCAGCTGAGAGTCCTTGCGCGGCGGCTGGGCGTACACGTGTCTTTTCTCGGCAACATTCCCCATGAGGACATCCACAGTATGTATCAGGCTGCCGACTGCTTCATTTGCCCCTCCCAGCAGCATGAAGCCTTCGGGCTGGTGAATGTGGAGGCGATGGCCTCGGGGCTGCCGGTGATTGCCTCCAGCAACGGCGGAATACGGGAGATTATCGATTCGGGCCGTAACGGCTATCTGGTGAAGCAGTACAGGAACCCTGCTGCTTTTGCCAGCCGTATGCTGCAGATCGGCCGCAATCCGGATCTTGCCGCAAGGATCGGACTACAGGGCAGAAGCGACGCGCTGCAGATGTATGAGTGGCAGCATACCGCAGAGCTGCTGGAGAATATTTATTTGAAGCTGACGGGATTACGTTAACCAGAGGAGGCTTTCTCCTTCATGGCTCTTCTGGTTAACGAAGGAGCCCCCCCTTTACCTTGCAATGCTCCTCTGGAGGGCAGACGTTGCCAGCATGAAAGTCCAGTCAGGTTGCGACAATGTGTCATACGGAT
The window above is part of the Paenibacillus sp. FSL H8-0048 genome. Proteins encoded here:
- a CDS encoding glycosyltransferase family 4 protein — encoded protein: MHICMIAPEQFTVPGDGSVEICIWNIARRLAKRHKVTILSRRAAGLPDTDELEQVKFIRLPSGSPSRYRSSVLMFLEAAEPFDLIQIDNRPRLAAAVKRQSPGTPVMIFLHSLTFVPQEPGIARSLALADAVTANSSSLEQRLIRRFPGIRSKLRVVPLGADLSRFTPASAQEKARLRTLHGLGTGFTVLFVGRVIPRKGVPVLLRAMHRLNRHMPARLLIAGKGKPPYLRQLRVLARRLGVHVSFLGNIPHEDIHSMYQAADCFICPSQQHEAFGLVNVEAMASGLPVIASSNGGIREIIDSGRNGYLVKQYRNPAAFASRMLQIGRNPDLAARIGLQGRSDALQMYEWQHTAELLENIYLKLTGLR